GCTGAGAAGGACTTTGGGACTACTGTCTACTGGCTGATCGATGCGGTGCGGCACTTCGGGGCGGAGGAGGCGGTGAAGGTGTTTCGGAAGGCCGCTGAGTTGCGGAGGCTGTATCCGAGCATCGTTGGGATCGGGATCGGCGGGGATGAGGCGCGGGGGAGTGCGGATCTGTTCAAGGAGTCGTATGCGGAGGCAAAGGCTGCGGGGCTGCGGCTGACGGCTCACGCGGGCGAGACGATCGGTCCTGAGAGCATCTGGGCGGCGATCAATATCGGGGCGGAGCGGGTGGGCCATGCCTTGTCCGCCCAACATGATGCGGAGCTGCTGGAGGTGCTGGCGGAGCGACAGATTCCGCTGGAGCTGAATGTGACCAGCAACATCCGGACGGGCTGTTGCAAGAGCTTCGACGAGCATCCGGTGAAGCATTACTTTGACTCGGGGCTGATGGTGACGATCAACTCCGATGATCCTCCAATGTTCGGGAGCAATCTGCTGGAAGAGTACGTGCTGGTGCAGAGCCGGTTCGAGTTTTCGCTCGAGCAGATGCGGGAGCTGGCGGCAAATGCGGTGGAGGCCAGCTTTCTGCCTCCGGAGCGGAAGCTCGGGCTGCTGCGGCGGGTGGAGCAGTACGGGTATTGATTCTATGAGGTGCCCCCTCCCCCCCCCCCATTACCCGCGTGTAACTCCTTTATTTTTAATGAGTTACAGCTTGATACCCTCTGCAAAATATTCATTCTAAACGGGTTGCTTGCAGATTCCTCCAAGCAAAGGGGTTACGAGTCAGTTCTACCCTTTAAAGCAATGTAGCCCCAGAGTTGGCCGGGGCTATATTGCGATCTGTATCCAGTATAGCGGTTTGACCATAACTAATACGCCACGCGAATGTGCTGGATTGGCGCGGGTTTTCGCCGTTCGGGGGCTTGACAAGGTTTTGCCGCGACCGAAGCCTAGTGTCTACGGAGTGTTAATACGCTTTCCATAAATTGCGCAGATCGGAGCAGTTCCTCGCCGTAGATCCGATCCATACTTCTCTGCGAGTTTTTCCTGGAGTTCCCCGCATATTGCGTGGCCCATCTCATGGGTGACCGCATAATCGAGAATACTTCCTGGTGGCAGACCAAATCTGCGAGCGACCATTGACTGACGAGAGTCCACGGTTTCAAAGAGTTCTTCTTCCAACACGGTGACGCGAGCGCTGAGCTCGCTGAACGCGGGCGATTCCGGGTCCCCGCCCAACTGCTTTATCGTCTTTCTCCAGTGTGCTGAACCTGCAAGCACGAAGGTCCACTGGCCCATTTTTTCAGTTGGATATCTTTCGAGAACCTTTGCCAGCAGCGAGGCGCTCGTAAGACATTGAGATGGGTCGTAATCAAGTGTGCAGGAGAACGAGATAGCGCGCGAGAGAGAGGCAGGACGTTTTGGAAGGTCTACCGGCTGGATTCTAATTGAGGTCGTTTGCGCACTGATGGAGGACACCCATAGAAAGATGACAGCGGTGAAGATTTTCATGGCAGGCACCTCATTGGTTCCCGCCTACGTTGCTCCCTTTGGCCTGCTACCTCAATGCGAGGTAGGTCGAAATGGTGTCTCAAACAGATCACTGCTAAACTTCTGCGTTCTTATCGAGATAGCAGTGACTGTGATGTCCGAGCCAATGCCGATCTGGGAATAGAACTTTCCGGTCTTGAGCGAGCCCGTTCCAGCCACTACCCTGATTCGCGCGACCTCAAAAATAAATAGTTCTACATCATCGATTTAGTGGAGCAGGATCAGCGATATATCGACTCTCGCGAGGCGCTACTGCGTCCTCAGAAAGAGGGCCGAAATGATAAACTCCGTGCCACAGGTGAGCGATGGCCGACCGCGCAGAGGGTCCCGGCTCAATACGATTCGCTCCGTTTGAGCTGGTGCTCGAACCTGAAGAGCTGCGCAGGAATGGAATACGGGTCAAGGTGTCTGGGCAGGCACTTCAGGTCCTTATCGTTCTGGCCTCGGAACGTGGACGACTCGTCACTCGCGAACATCTTCATAAGGTGCTCTGGCCGGAAACGTCCTTTGGAGACTTCGAACACGGACTGAACGCCGCTGTAAATCGACTTCGAGAGATTCTCGGCGACTCCGCCATAAATCCTAAATACATCGAGACCATCCCGCGGCAGGGTTATCGGTTTATCGCTGCGACCAAGGTCGAAGACGAGCAGGTTCCGCCATTGCCGCCTATTGCTTCGACGGAACCTCCGAGACCACCTGCAAAGCTACCTTCCCGAAGGTGGTGGATTGCACTGGCCGTCGCTGCATGCATCCTCATCAGCCTGGCATGCATTCGACTTAAAGCCAGGCTTGAAGAAGCGTCGCGACTGCTAAGGATTCAGCGTCTCACAGTTGTTCCATTTACGTCACTGCCAGGCAATGTCACCTCGCCTGCCTTTTCCCCGGATGGAAGCGAGGTCGCATTCGGGTGGGATGGGGAGACCAACGGCGCAGGATACGATCTCTATGTGAAGGCGATCGGTTCCGAGAACCCTTTGCGCATTACTCACCACCCGTCCGAGAAACTTTCGATAGCCTGGTCGCCGGATGGGCGCGCCATCGCAATCAGCCGCGTTTCAAAAGAGGGGGCTTCCGGTATCTTTCTGGTTCCGCCGACCGGCGGCCCGGAACGGAAGATCTCTTCTCGAAGCTCCACGTACTGGTATGGGAATGAACTCAGCTGGTCTCCCGACGGCAAGTATCTTGCTTTCACGGATCACCCGGAAACCTCCTACCAGTCGATCATGCTCTATTTGCTTTCGATGAGCACATTGAAGGCAACGCCAGTGACAAAGGACTGTAAGGAAGCCGTCTTGCCTTCCTTTTCCCCAAAAGGCGAACTTATGGCATGGGTTTGTGCGGATAAGTGGGGAAGCGAGTCGTTACGACTCCTGAATGTGGGCGATGGAAGCACCACAGAGCTACTGAAGGTGCATGAGATGATCGGCGGCGTCGCCTGGTCGAGAGATGGCGACAGCATCCTTTACAGCTCCCCCTTGATTGGAGGTGGTCTTTGGGAAGTCGTTCTCACTCACCCGGAGCGCGCGCAAAGACTACCGATTGGACATGACGTTTCGGATCTAACCGTGAGTTCGTCCGGCCATCGCCTTGTCTATCTGCAAAGCTCCACCAACACCAACATCTGGCGGCTTGATCTCGAAGCATCTCCAGTGCAAGCGCACAAGCTAATCGTCTCCTCGGCAGAACAGGAATCAGCCAGCATCTCGCCAGATGGCAGAAGAATAGCGTTCGAGTCCGACCGCAGCGGAGCCATTGAAATTTGGGTCTGCGACGTCGACGGATCCAACGTCCTCCAACTGACCTCCTTCGGTGTTATGAGTGGCACACCGCGCTGGTCTCCCGACGGAGGTCTAACCGCTTTTGACTCGCGATACGGCGGCGAATCCAATCTCTACACGGTCGATCCGGAGGGAGGCGTTCCGGCCAAGCTCAATATCGACATACCCGACAAATCTCAGCCAGGCTGGACGCCAGACGGTAAGTGGATCTACTTCACACAGGGTGATGACACCGGCGAGCCCTCCATCTGGAAAGCGCCGTCGCAGGGTGGCCACGCTGTACAGCTTGCGAGTGTCCCAGCAGCCACGCCTCTGGCCTCACCTGACGGTCAGTATGTTTACTTCTACCGAAAAAAGAGGCTCTGGCGAATGATGCCGGATGGCTCTTCGCCCGAAGAGCTAAAAGGTATGCCGGAGCTAAGCTTCCAGGGAGCCGAATGGTTTCCCTCCAAAGCAGGAATCTATTTCATGACCCACGCGAATGGGAAGACGACGATCGAGCTGTTCGACACCAGTACCCAAAAGGTTCGCCCTGTCTTCGCGCTCGAAAAGGCTGCTCCCTATTGGATCGGCGCAATGCCGGTCTCTCCGGATGGGAAGTGGATGCTGTTCCCACAAATCGATGGGCATTCCAGCAATCTGATGATGATTGAAAACATGCAGTAGAACACCTGCGCAAACGAAAGAATACTGTCCGATCAGATAGATGGAGGGGGCACGTTCTTCCGCATGTTCAGGGAATGGCGCCACGCTTACTCTTGCTCCAGAGACGTCGAATCAATGTTTTACGCTCTGCCATTCACCGTATCTTCTTGCGGTTCCGCAGATTTTGAAGGCCAATGCGTGCCGAACTAGGCTAAACTAGTAAAGACGCGCACTTTCCCCAAAACATCACTCCTAAGCGCACAGACAGGACACACACGCAGTGAGCAACTCAACCGCAGTAGCCGTTAAGCCTATCTTCAACATCGCCATCATCGCCCACGTCGACCATGGCAAGACTACCCTCGTCGACGCCATGCTTCGGCAGTCCGGGACCTTTCGCTCTAACGAAGCCGTTACCGACCGCGTTATGGACTCTAACGATCTTGAAAAAGAGCGCGGCATCACGATTCTTGCGAAGAACACGGCCCTCTACTATCACGACAACAAGATCAACATCGTCGACACTCCGGGCCACGCCGACTTCGGTGGGGAAGTAGAGCGCGCCTTGAAGATGGTCGATGGCGTTGTTCTGCTGGTCGATGCCTCGGAAGGGCCTCTGCCCCAGACGCGGTACGTGCTTTCGAAGGCGCTCGAAGCTGGCCTCACGCCGATGGTTGTCATCAATAAGATTGACCGCCCTGACGCGCGCCCCCAGGAGGTTCTGAACGAAGTATATGACCTCTTTATCGACCTCGATGCGGACGAGTCTGTGCTCGACTTTCCGGTGCTCTACACCAATGGAAAGCTCGGGACCGCGACGAACGATCTCGCGACCCCCGGCACGGACCTTCAGCCTCTCTTCGAGCAGATCGTCCAGACCATTCCCGTGTCCAAGGGCGACCCCGAAGGCACCCTCCAGATCCTGGTTACCAACCTCGACTACTCCGACTACCTTGGTCGTCTCGCCATCGGTCGCGTCTTCAATGGCACCATGCGCACTGGTCAGGAGTACAACGTTGCCAAGATCGACGGCAGCTTTACCAAGCACAAGATCACCAAGCTCTTCAGCTTCTCTGGACTGAAGCGCACCGACATTGATGAGACGCAGGTAGGCGACATCGTGGCGATTGCTGGTATTCCCGGCATCTTTATCGGCGAGAGCTTCTGCGACCTCGAGAATCCGCAGCCGCTTCCGCAGATAACGATTGATGAGCCGACGATTGCTATTCAGTTCAATGTGAATAACTCTCCGTTTGCCGGACGCGAAGGCAAGTTTGTGACCTCGCGAAACCTTCGCGATCGGTTGGACAAAGAGCTGCTTACCAACGTGTCTCTCAAGATGCAGGACACCGGTTCGCCGGACTCCTTCAAGGTGCTGGGCCGCGGTGAACTTCAGCTCGGCATTCTCATTGAGATGATGCGTCGCGAAGGCTTCGAACTGATGGCCAGCCGTCCGGAGATCGTGACCAAACGCATCGACGATCAGTTGATGGAGCCGGTTGAGCATCTCTCGATCGACGTTCCGGAGAACTTTGTCGGTACTGTGATTGAGCGCCTTGGGCCGAGAAAAGGCGAGATGGTGAAGATGATCAATCACGGTTCAGGCCGTGTCCGTATGGAGTTCCGCATCCCCTCGCGCGGGTTGATTGGCCTGCGTTCTGAAATGCTTACCGAGACGCGTGGAACGATCATCATGAACTCGATTCTTGATGGGTATGTCGCTTATCAGGGGGAGATTCCGCAGCGTCAGTCGGGTGCTTTGATCTCGGATCGGCAGGGGACTACGACTGCTTATGCGTTAGAGGGTCTGCAGGACCGTGGCGTTCTGTTTGTTTCGGATGGCGTGGAAGTGTATGAAGGCATGGTAGTTGGCGAGCACTCGCGAGATAACGATCTCGACGTCAACTGCGTTCGCGAGAAGAAGCTTTCGAATATGCGTGCTTCGGGCTCGGATGATGCGGTGCGGCTGGTTCCTTACAAGCAGCTGACGCTGGAGCAGTGCATTGAGTTCATCGCGGATGATGAGCTGGTGGAGGTTACGCCTAAGTCGTTGCGGATG
The nucleotide sequence above comes from Tunturibacter empetritectus. Encoded proteins:
- the add gene encoding adenosine deaminase — encoded protein: MARRQTKQDAEIDVVDWLRKLPKVELHLHLEGTIQLDTLLELSKRHDAEPLTSEAAKKLYVYENFLGFMDSFKAVSARLVGPDDYELIAYNMVRDLAAQGVVHAEVYISFGIIYYWKNQQVEPYVEAIERGRVRAEKDFGTTVYWLIDAVRHFGAEEAVKVFRKAAELRRLYPSIVGIGIGGDEARGSADLFKESYAEAKAAGLRLTAHAGETIGPESIWAAINIGAERVGHALSAQHDAELLEVLAERQIPLELNVTSNIRTGCCKSFDEHPVKHYFDSGLMVTINSDDPPMFGSNLLEEYVLVQSRFEFSLEQMRELAANAVEASFLPPERKLGLLRRVEQYGY
- a CDS encoding winged helix-turn-helix domain-containing protein codes for the protein MADRAEGPGSIRFAPFELVLEPEELRRNGIRVKVSGQALQVLIVLASERGRLVTREHLHKVLWPETSFGDFEHGLNAAVNRLREILGDSAINPKYIETIPRQGYRFIAATKVEDEQVPPLPPIASTEPPRPPAKLPSRRWWIALAVAACILISLACIRLKARLEEASRLLRIQRLTVVPFTSLPGNVTSPAFSPDGSEVAFGWDGETNGAGYDLYVKAIGSENPLRITHHPSEKLSIAWSPDGRAIAISRVSKEGASGIFLVPPTGGPERKISSRSSTYWYGNELSWSPDGKYLAFTDHPETSYQSIMLYLLSMSTLKATPVTKDCKEAVLPSFSPKGELMAWVCADKWGSESLRLLNVGDGSTTELLKVHEMIGGVAWSRDGDSILYSSPLIGGGLWEVVLTHPERAQRLPIGHDVSDLTVSSSGHRLVYLQSSTNTNIWRLDLEASPVQAHKLIVSSAEQESASISPDGRRIAFESDRSGAIEIWVCDVDGSNVLQLTSFGVMSGTPRWSPDGGLTAFDSRYGGESNLYTVDPEGGVPAKLNIDIPDKSQPGWTPDGKWIYFTQGDDTGEPSIWKAPSQGGHAVQLASVPAATPLASPDGQYVYFYRKKRLWRMMPDGSSPEELKGMPELSFQGAEWFPSKAGIYFMTHANGKTTIELFDTSTQKVRPVFALEKAAPYWIGAMPVSPDGKWMLFPQIDGHSSNLMMIENMQ
- the typA gene encoding translational GTPase TypA is translated as MSNSTAVAVKPIFNIAIIAHVDHGKTTLVDAMLRQSGTFRSNEAVTDRVMDSNDLEKERGITILAKNTALYYHDNKINIVDTPGHADFGGEVERALKMVDGVVLLVDASEGPLPQTRYVLSKALEAGLTPMVVINKIDRPDARPQEVLNEVYDLFIDLDADESVLDFPVLYTNGKLGTATNDLATPGTDLQPLFEQIVQTIPVSKGDPEGTLQILVTNLDYSDYLGRLAIGRVFNGTMRTGQEYNVAKIDGSFTKHKITKLFSFSGLKRTDIDETQVGDIVAIAGIPGIFIGESFCDLENPQPLPQITIDEPTIAIQFNVNNSPFAGREGKFVTSRNLRDRLDKELLTNVSLKMQDTGSPDSFKVLGRGELQLGILIEMMRREGFELMASRPEIVTKRIDDQLMEPVEHLSIDVPENFVGTVIERLGPRKGEMVKMINHGSGRVRMEFRIPSRGLIGLRSEMLTETRGTIIMNSILDGYVAYQGEIPQRQSGALISDRQGTTTAYALEGLQDRGVLFVSDGVEVYEGMVVGEHSRDNDLDVNCVREKKLSNMRASGSDDAVRLVPYKQLTLEQCIEFIADDELVEVTPKSLRMRKKVLQANRRPRKGGSE